In Anthonomus grandis grandis chromosome 24, icAntGran1.3, whole genome shotgun sequence, a single genomic region encodes these proteins:
- the LOC126749358 gene encoding uncharacterized protein LOC126749358: MFLTALVPIKLVDSCNNVIWSNPKTNSTFYCRPIKFAFIKENPEVVRQEENAMVMSVNELKVYTTSIENKDLSISYEMILTMFDGSIANILSETNSCSKCIICGATPKEMNSDTVLDKSPVTQNYRFGISTLHCWIRFFECLLHIAYRLPIKTWQVKGAENKAITENTKRTIQENFKSKMGLIVDKPKPGYGSTNDGNTARRFFQNPVLSSQITGIDKELIEKFHLILRILASGCNIDITNFRILLNDTRRLYLHLYSWYYMPSSVHKVLVHGCDIIDFFELPIGQLAEDALEERHKEFRKIRLCNSRKTSRVNANTDIISTLLLTSDPELSSYRQSTKKNKNILYDNKIKEYIIIENSQNTLVESVFGLELSSSLSSDDDQSD; encoded by the coding sequence atgtttttaacaGCATTGGTTCCAATAAAATTAGTTGATAGCTGCAATAATGTAATCTGGTCTAACCCAAAAACAAATTCTACGTTTTACTGCAGACCCATCAAGTTcgcttttataaaagaaaatcctgAAGTTGTTCGTCAAGAAGAAAATGCCATGGTTATGTCTGTAAACGAGTTGAAAGTTTATACTActtcaattgaaaataaagatttaagtaTTTCCTACGAGATGATTTTGACTATGTTTGATGGAAGTATAGCAAATATTTTGTCCGAAACAAActcatgttcaaaatgcatcATTTGTGGAGCCACTCCCAAAGAAATGAACTCTGATACGGTTTTAGATAAATCTCCAGTAACCCAAAACTATCGTTTTGGCATATCAACTCTCCATTGCTGGATCAGGTTCTTTGAGTGTTTGTTGCATATTGCATACCGGTTGCCAATTAAAACTTGGCAAGTGAAAGGCGcagaaaataaagcaattacagaaaacacaaaaaggacCATCCAGGAGAATTTTAAGAGCAAAATGGGTCTTATAGTTGATAAGCCAAAGCCAGGATATGGCTCCACAAATGATGGCAATACTGCCAggcgtttttttcaaaatcctgtTTTAAGCTCTCAAATAACCGGAATCGATAAAGAACtaattgaaaaatttcatttaattttaagaattttggcGTCTGGTTGTAACATCGATATAACCAATTTTCGCATTTTGCTAAATGACACTCGTAGGTTATACTTACATTTATATAGCTGGTACTATATGCCAAGTTCGGTGCACAAAGTTCTTGTGCATGGCTGtgacataattgatttttttgaattgccTATTGGGCAACTTGCGGAAGATGCTTTAGAAGAAAGGCACAAAgaattcagaaaaatcagaTTATGTAACAGCCGAAAAACTTCACGGGTAAATGCCAACACCGATATAATTTCAACTCTTTTACTGACCTCTGACCCAGAATTATCTTCTTATAGAcaatctactaaaaaaaataaaaatattttgtatgataataaaataaaagagtataTAATTATTGAGAATTCTCAGAACACACTGGTAGAATCTGTTTTTGGCTTAGAGCTATCTAGTTCCTTAAGTAGTGATGATGATCAGTCTGACTag